TCGTCACCGATGGCACCGACGAGCCCACGCGGATCTCCGCCGGGACCTTCCATCCGGACACCGAGGGCCGCACCCTCGTCGTGCTGCACGCTGCGGTCGACCCGAACCTGGTCGGCACCCTCGAGATCACGCGTGAACCCGGCGACGGCGATCCCGCACCCTCGGGTGACGTGGTGCTCCGGGGGGCACTCGACCTGCTGTGAGGGCTAGCCGGCTCACCCCACGGCTGCGAGCGCATCCCGCACCTCACCGGCGTGCTGCTCGGCAAGGTCGACGATCCTGTCCTCGGCGGCGCTGGCCGCGGTCAGCGCCGGCGGGGTCCGCGGCGAGCCGAGCACGTGTGGGATCGCCGCGATCGTCTCCGCGAGCATCGACCCGAGGGTGGCCTCGGGTGCGCGGCCGAGCACCCGCACCGCCTTGGCGCAGCTGTAGGGCCGGTGGAACAGGAACGGGTTGGCGATCCCTGCCTGCGCGAGCGCGGCACCGGGCACCGACACCGCGCGTAACGGCACCCCGAGCAGCTCGGCGATCGCCGCGTAGTAGTGCCACTGGGTCGTGATCTGCGCGCCGACGGCGTTGAAGACCTCCCCGTCGGCGGCCGGGTTGTCCACCGTGGCCAGCACCCACGCGGCCACGTCGGCGGCGTGGACCGGCGTGGTCACCCCGCGGCCGCCGTCGATCATGGCGATCGGCAGCCCGGCGCGAAGCCGGGCGACGACGTGCTCGGTGCGGCCCCACAGGCCTGCAGTGCCGTATCCACGGCCGAGCATGTGGCTGGGACGGACCACCACCGCCCGTGAGCCCAGGCCCTCGAGCACGATCTGTTCGGCTGCCACCTTCCCGCGCGCATAGTCCGAGACCGGCGCGCAGGGCCGGTCCTCGCCGACCGGCGCCGCGCCCACATCGGCGCCGTAGACGTCGACCGTGCTGATCATCACCACCCGCCGGGTGCCGTCGAAGAGCTCGACCAGCTGCTGGGCGTGCTCCGCGGTGAAGCAGATGGCGTCCACCACCACGTCCGGACCGAACGCATCCAGCTCGTCCCGGTGCCGACGGAGATCGTGGCGATCGGCCTGGAGTGAGGAGAGCCGTTCGCTCTGCACAGTCGTGGCCGGTGCGCGCCGGCCCCGGGTGAGGATCATGACCTGATCACCACGGTCGAGGAAGGCTTGCGTGACCCGGGAACCGAAGGCTCCCGTGCCGCCGAGGACGAGTGTGCGCATCGGTGCTCCCGTTCGTCGTGGTCGGACGCTCACCCGCCATCGTGCCCGACGCGGACACAGCGTGCTCCACGTCGACCACGAGGCCGCACACAGTGGTAAGTTCGGCGCGTCGAACATTTGAGTTCTCACCACCAGGAGTGACAGCGATGCGCGCGCCCACCCCCCGCACCGACGCTCAGGCGGCCGGCTCGGCCACCCCGCGCCGCCCCCGCACGAGCGGTCTACGCCTGCTCGGGCCGGCATTCGTGGCCGCAGTGGCCTATGTCGACCCCGGGAACGTCGCCGCGAACGTCTCCGCGGGCTCGCAGTTCGGCTTCCTGCTGATCTGGGTGCTGGTAGCGGCGAACGCGATGGCCGTGATCGTGCAGTACCTCTCGGCCAAGGTCGGCATCGTCACGGGGAAGTCGCTGCCCGAGCTCGTGGGCGAACGACTCGGCCGCCGGGCGCGCCTGGCCTACTGGAGTCAGGCGGAGCTGATCGCCGTGGCGACCGATCTCGCCGAGGTGATCGGTGGCGCCATTGCTCTCAACCTGCTCTTCGGGGTGCCGCTGGTGGTCGGCGGTGCGATCACCGGCGTGATCTCCATGGCGCTGCTTGTGCTGCAGCAGCGGCGCCGGCAGCGCCACTTCGAGTTCGTCATCACCGCGATGCTGATCATCCTCACGGTCGGGTTCACCGCCGGGCTGTTCGTTGCACCCCCCGACTGGGGAGCGGCCGCCACCGGGCTGGTTCCCGGGCTGGCCGGACCGGACTCGGTGCTGCTGGCGGCTTCGATGCTCGGGGCCACGGTGATGCCGCACGTGATCTACCTGCACTCCTCCCTCGCCCGCGACCGGCACGGGCGCGGCCACGACCAGCCCACGATCACGCGTCTGCTCCGCGCCACCCGGTGGGACGTCGTCGGCGCTCTGGTCCTGGCCGGAGGCGTGAACATCAGCATGCTGCTGCTCGCGGCCAGCACGCTCCAGGGGCAAGCGGTCGAGGACTCCATCGAGGGTGCCCATGCGGCCATCGCAGGCGCGCTGGGGCCCGTGGTGGCGACGTTGTTCGCCGTCGGTCTGCTCGCCTCCGGCCTGGCGTCGACGTCGGTGGGCGCCTACGCGGGCGCGGAGATCATGCAGGGTCTGCTGCGGGTGCGAGTCCCGCTGATGCTGCGGCGCGTGGTCACCCTGCTGCCCGCGCTGATCCTGCTCAGCACCGACCTGTCCCCCACCCTGATGCTCGTCCTCAGCCAGGTGGTGCTCAGCTTCGGCATCCCGTTCGCGCTCATCCCCCTGGTGCAGCTCACCCGCAGCACCGAGCTCATGGGCCCGCGTCGCAACGGCCCGGTGCTCCAGGTGGCCGCGGTCGTCATCGTCGCGGCGATCGTGACGCTCAACGTGGCGCTGCTGGTGCTGACGTTCTGGCCGCGGTGACCCACACCGCGTCGGTGGCCGAACGCCCCAACGTCAGGGGGGCTGCGCCGTCGGGCAGGACCACCTCGAGCGCCTCCGAATAGGGGGCGCCGGCGCGGATCTCCAGCTCGGAGCCCACGCCGAGGCCGCGCTCGGCGAAGTGCTGCAGCAGCGCGGGATCGTCGTCGGAGATGCGCTCCACCCGCACCCGGGCACCGGGCTCGACCGTCGAGAGCACGACGGCGTCCGGTAGCTCGATCTGCCCGTCCGGGGTGGGGATGGGGTCGCCGTGGGGGTCGCGGGTCGGGTGCCCGAGGTGGTGGTCGATCCGGTCGACCATGAAGTCCGAGACGGCGTGCTCGAGGGTCTCGGCCTCATCGTGGACCTGGTCCCAGGTGTAGCCCAGCACCTGCACGAGGAAGGACTCGATGAGGCGGTGGCGGCGCACCATCGCCAGGGCGTGGAGGCGGCCGGCGTCGGTGAGGGTGATCGCGCCGTAGGGGGCGTGCTCCACCAGGCCCTGCTCGGCGAGTTTGCGGACCGCGTCGGAGACGGTGGACAGGCGCACACCCGCGCGCGCGGCGATCTGGGAGGGGCTCGCCTCCTCGCCGGTCCACTCCTGCAGCGCCCAGATCACCTTGAGGTAGTTCTGCGCACTCGCCGAGAGCTGGGAGACCGACATGCCAGCACGGTAACAAACATCAGTGTTCGGCTTGGTTGAACTCTCGCCGGCCGCACTACCCCGTGACCGGAGAGACACGGCTGCGTCGGTCTGCGGCAGCATGACGCCGCACCTCACGCATCCGTGTCGCTGCCGTCAGCGAGGCCCGGCACAGCAGAAGGGCCGGCCGACCTTGCGGTCGACCGGCCCTTCAAGGGTTGATCAGGCGATCACTCGCTGACCGAGCCCACGAGGTCCGGGTACTCCTCCAGCCAGGCGCTCACGCCGGCGGCCGGGTCGTCCGGGTTCTCGACCGTCACCAGGTTCTCGAGCTCACCGTACTGCGTGTCATCGAGGCTGATGGTGCCGACGAAGTCAGCCACCTCGGGGAACTCGTCGGAGAAACCGCTGGTGGCGAGGAAGTGCAGGCCCTCGGTCTCGCCCATCGCGCCCTCCGGGTCCTCCAGGTCACGCACGTTGTACTCGGCGTTGGCCCAGAACGGACGCCACAGGGTGACGACGATCTCCTCCTCGGCGGCGATCGCACTCTCGAGCTCGGCGAGCATCGCGGAGGTGGAAGAGGTCACGAGCTCGAAGCCCGCCTCGTCCAGACCGTAGGTCGGGAAGGCGGAGTCCTGCGTGACGCCGGTCAGACCCGCGCCCGGCTCGATGCCGACCACGCGATTGTCGAGCTCATCGGCGTAGTCCGGCAGCTCGTCGATCGAGGTGATCTCGCTGTACTCGGGCACCGCCATGGTCAGCACCGCGCCCTCGTAGTAGGTGCCGATGTCCTCGATGTTGTCGCCGTACTCGTCCATGTACTGCGCGTGCGTGACGTCGGGCCACGCGGACGGGTAGATGTCGACGTCACCCTCGGAGAGGGCGGTGTAGAGGATCCCCGCCTCGGTGAACTCCTCGTGCTCGACCGTGTACCCGGCCTCCTCGAGCTTGTTCTCCAGCAGGTAGGCGGTGCTCAGACCGTCGGTCCACGACGGGATGTAGCCCATCGTGATGGTGCCCATGTCACCATCGCTGCCGGTGTCGTCGCCATCGGTCGTCTCCGAGTCGCCGGAGTCGGTGCCGCAGGCGGCCAGCGTGAGCCCGAGGGCTCCGGCGGCGAACAGGGCGGTCGCCTGGCGGCGACGGTTCATACGGGGGGACTTCATGTGAACTCCTTCTCTCCAGAGGTGTCTGGTTCGAACGGTGGTCAGTGGGCGCCGGCAGTTGCGGGCTCGTGGCCCGCCTCCGCCTGTGCGTTCTGTGCTGCCGCCTTACGGCGCTTGCGGACCAGTGCGCTGATCGAGCCGCCCGTGGGCTGTCCGATCGCACCGGTCAGCCGGTCGAGGAAGATGGCGAGGAAGACGATGGCGAGGCCGGCCTCGGCACCGGTGGCGACGTCCACCGTCGAGAGGGCGCTGGCGACGACCTTGCCCAGGCCCGGCGCCCCGACGAGGCCGGCGAGCACGGCCATCGACAGCCCGAGCATGATCACCTGGTTGACGCCGGCCATGATCGTGGGCAGGCCGAGGGGGAGCTGGATGCCGCGCAGGATCTGCCGCGAGGTACCGCCGAAGGCCTCGCCGGCCTCGACCGTCTCGTGGTCGACCTGGCGGATCCCGAGCTCGGTCAGCCGGACCCCGGGCGCCATCGCGAAGATGATCGTGGCGACCACACCGGGCGGGTAGCCGATGCTGAAGAACAGCACCACCGGCACCAGGTAGGCCAGGGCAGGCATGGTCTGCATGAAGTCGAGGATCGGGCGCACGACGGCGCTGACGGTGTCATTCTTCGCCGCCAAGATTCCGACCGGGATCGCGATGACCGTCGCCACGAGTGTGGCCACGAGCACCATCGAGAGCGTCTGCATCGCCGGCTCCCACAGCTCCATGCTGATCACCAGGAGCATGCTGATGAGAACGAAGACGGCGAACTGGATCGAGCGGAACCAGGCTGCCAGCAGGAGGAACAGGGCGGTCATCACCAGGGCAGGCGGGACGAGCAGGAGCTCGGTCAGGCTCTCGGCCATCCAGCCGAAGCCCTCCTGGATCGCGTCCAGCAGCCAGGGCAGGTTCGCCTTGATCCAGTCGACAGCGCCCTCGGCTGCTTCACCGATCGGGATGCGGGGAAGAAAGCTCATCGCGGGCCTCCGGTGGTCGTCTCGACGTCGGGCTCGCTGCCGATTGCGCTCTCGGGCTCGCCGCCTGCCGGCTCGGGGTCGCTGGGAGCGGGCGTGTCGGTGTCCGTGCTGACAGGTCCGGCGAGGGCGCTCAGCAGCGTCACCCGGGGGATCACGCCGATGAGCGCACCCTTGTCATTGATGACGGCGAGCGGACTGCGGCTCTCGGCGGCGTCACCGAACAGGTCGGCCAGCGGGGCATCCGGGCTCACGGTGACGACCGTGCGGGACAGGCGCGGCAGACTGTCACTGCCCTGGCGCACCGCCTCGGCCACGTCGTCCTCCCAGACCACACCGGCAACCTTGCGGTCGCGGCCGACCACGAGCAGGGAACCGGTCTGGTGCTCGCGCATCAGCTTGTGCGCCGCGCGCGGGCCGGACTCGGTGCCGATCACGGCCACCGGGCGTTCCATCACGGCACCGGCGGTGAGCACCCGGGTGCGGTCGACATCCGCGACGAACTGGGAGACATAGTCGGTGGCGGGCTCGTTGAGGATCTGCTCGGCGGTGCCGATCTGCACGATCTTCCCGTCGCGCATCATGGCGATGCGATCGCCGAGGCGCATGGCCTCGTTCAGGTCGTGGGTGATGAACAGGATCGTCTTCCCGAGGTCGGCCTGCAGCTCGAGCAGCTGGTCCTGCATCTCCTTGCGGATCAGCGGGTCGAGGGCGCTGAATGCCTCGTCCATCAGCATGATCTCCGTGCCGGCAGCGAGCGCGCGGGCCAGGCCCACGCGCTGACGCATCCCGCCGGAGAGCTCCGAGGGCAGGTGACCGCCCCATCCGTCCAGGCCGACCATCCCGAGCGCCTCGTTCGCCGCCTTCTCGCGATCGGAGCGCGAGACGCCCCTGAGCTCGAGCGCGTAGGCGGCGTTCTCGCCGACCGTGCGGTGGGGAAGCAGAGCGAAGTGCTGGAACACCATGCTGACCTTGTTGCGCCGCAGGGCGCGCAGGCCGGCTGGGGAGAGGTGGGTGACGTCGTCGCCGTCCACGAGCAGCGTGCCCGCCGTGGGCTCCAGCAGCCCGTTGACGTTACGGATCAGCGTGGACTTGCCTGAACCGGACAGCCCCATGACGACGAAGATCTCACCGGGCTTCACCTCGAAGGTGGCATCGATGACCGCCGCCGTCAGCCCTTCCTTCATGAGCTGTTCACGGGTCGCGCCCTCGCGCAGCATGCGCACTCCGCGCTGCGGACGACGGCCGAAGATCTTCGTCAGACCTGTTGCCTCGATGGCCGGCACAGTACCCCCGGGTCGGGTTAGATGGATGGTTCACGGTGCGGACGATCATCCGCGTGGTGAAGATGCGGCAAGCACACGATCGGATACCCTCTCGGCTCGCTGCGACTCTCCACCATTGCATGACTCTTCGGCGCTATGCACATTCATACGGTCACGGCGTTGTAACGATCAGGGTCTGGTGGCACAGGCCTGTCACGGCCCCACCGAGGGCGCGCCGATGGCATCCGGGGTGCCGCCATCCGTCTCGTACAAGCGTTCAATGAACTGCTTGGCCGGCGCCTACGGCCGGATCGAACCGGTGCGATTCCAACGAATACCACCAGAGGAGTCGGAGCCCGGTGTCGCTGACGCCCGGCCCGGAGGGCGCCGGTTGAACGCAGGGCGACGGCGCGGTACTCGCCCCAGCTACCGCCACGATCCGGTCAAGACTCGGTGTGGTCCTCCCCACGTCGTCCGTGGGCGCAGTCAGCAGCCCGTTGCTCTCGGTGGCAAGCCCAGGAACCGCACAGATCCTGCCAGTGCTCGCGCACGAGTTGCGGCCGCGGATAGTCCAGCTCTGCGCTCACACCTGCCCCAGGGTGAGCACGGTGACGGAGTGGGGCGGCAGCAGCCAGCCGCCGCCGTCCGCCTCGACCTGGCCGTGGTCGCGGACGGTGACGGCGTCCGGCCGCCCGAGGTCGTTGACGGTGTCCACACCGTCCAGGTCGCCTCCCAGGCAGTGCACCTGCGCACGGCGAGGCCCCTCGGTGCTGCCATCGATCACCGGGTGCACCCGGATCGACTCGTCCCGGTGCCGGTTGATCACGGCCAGGCGCACCGATCCATCCTCGGCCCGGGTGGCGCAGGCATCCACGTACGGCACGGTCATCGGCACCGACAGTTGCTCGCCGCGACCGCTGCGCTGATCGCCTTGGCGCACGTGGGCCGAGCGCGCAGGCCCCTCCACCGCGCACGGCAGCACCGTGCGGCCGAGGTGGTGCCGGTACATGTCCCACACGTGATAGATCGCTGACCGGAACGCCCCACCGGGCCGGGAGACCACGAGACCGTTGGCGTTGACGAGGTTGACGGGGTTCGCCATCGCCACCGGTGCCGGCGAACCGGCCGTGCGGTGAATGGCATGGAAGACCCCGGCACAGAAGACGGCGTCACCGATGGTGCGCGGGCTCCACCGGTTCACGCGCATCCGGCCCGGCCACTCCTCGACCGGCTCGAGCTCGCGTGGTGCTGTCCCGCCGTCCGCACCGGCCTCGGGCGCAGGCCATGACGCCGGTTCCAGGTGGCGCATCGTCCACTCGTCCAGCGCGAGTGCCGGCGGGCGGTCCAGGCCGGCCTCGGTGGCCAGATCGGTCACCAGCTGGGAGTAGGTGGAGATCTCTTGCTCGAAGTAGAGCGACTGGGCCACCATGGCGTCGTAGTCGTCGCCGGCCCACAGGTGGTTGCTGGCTCCGTACAGGTGTAGCGAGACGTAATCGAGGTAGCGGCCGGCGCGGGTCAGCAGCGGCCGGGTCCACGCCTCCTGATTCCACGGGATCCCGACGCCGATCAACCGGATATCCGGATCGACCGCCCGCATGAAGCGGGCGTGCTCCAGTGCGTCCGCGGCGTGCTGCTCGGGTGTGCGGTGGCCCATCTGCCACGGTCCGTACACCTCGTTGCCCACGCCCCAGTACCGGACGTTCCAGGGTTCGTCGCGACCGTTCGCGGCCCGGCGACGGGTCAGGGTGGTGTCCTGCCGCGCGTTCGTGTACTCGACCCACCGCACCGCCTCGTCGACGTCGCGGGCGGAGTGCGCGAGATAGGCGAGGGCACCCACCTGCTCGCACCAGGCAAGGAACTCGTCGGTGCCGAAGCGGTTGGTCTCCACGTCACCCCAGGCCAGTTCCAGCCGGGTGGGCCGCTGGTCCCGCGGGCCGATACCGTCCTCCCAGTGGTAGGCCGAGGTGAAGTTGCCGCCCGGCCAGCGGATGACTCCCGGATCGAGGTCGCTGACGAGCCTCATCACGTCCGAGCGCACACCCTGGAGCAGGCCGGGCTCGCTGACGGCGAGCTCGGAGCCTTCGTCGAGGACGCCGCCGTCGATGTTCCCGAAGAAGGCGGACTCCAGGAAATGACCGTAGATGTTGTCATCGACCCGGCCCAGGGATCGCCTCGAGTCGATGGCGACCACGGCCTCGCGGGCCGGGGCGGACGGACGCTGGTCAGACATGGTGGGGCTCCGTTCGGGTCATTGTTTGACTGCTCCGGCGATGGAGTCGACGAACTTGCGTTGCAAAGCGATGAAGACGGCCATGACCGGGAGCAACGAGATCACGGCGGCAGCAGCCAGACCGGACCAGTCGGTGGAGTATTCGCCGATGAAGGCGCTCATGCCGACTGCCAGGGTGCGCAGCGCCGGTTCGGAGAGGGTGAACACCAGGGGCAGGAGGTAGACGTTCCACGCGAACAGGAAGTTCAGGATGATCACGGTGGCGGTGATGGGCCAGGCCAGGGGGAGCATCACCTGGAAGAAGGTCCGGAAGTGGCCGGCGCCGTCCAGGCGGGCGCATTCCTCGAGCTCCTTGGGCAGGCCGCTGAAGTACCCGGCGTACAGCAACGTCGCGGCCACCTGCCCGCCGGCGCCCAGGCCAAGGATCACGCCGAGATGGGTGTTGAGCAGCCCGATCTGGTCGGTGAGCTGGACCACCGGGATGATGGTGTAGCCCTCGGGCAGGAAGAAGGTGATCAGGAAGATCGCGATCAGCAGCTTCTTGCCGACGAACTGGTACCTGCCCAGCACATACCCGGCGAGCGCACTGCGCACCACGATCAGCAGCACCGTCCCGCCGGTGATGATCACCGAGTTCAGGAAGTACCGGTCGAACCCGACCACGGTCCAGGCGCGGGAGTAGTTCTCCCACACGGGGGTCTCGGGGATCAGGCCCAGCCCGGAGCCGAAGATCTCCGGCTGGGTCTTCAACGAGGCCGAGACCAGCCAGATGAAGGGATAGATCCAGATCAGCGCGGCGATGAGCAGGCCGAGGAAGATGAGCAGGCTCCCCGGTCGCGTCAGCTGCGCCCGGAGCCCGTCGGGGCGGATCGCACCGCGACCGGGGGCCGGCAGGCGCCGGCCACCTGTGGTGCGCTCGCGCGTCGGGGCGCTCACTTCATGCCTCCCGTCGCCCGGCGTGCCCACCGCACGCCGACGGCCTGGGCGACGGCCAGACCCATGGTCAGCACCCCGAACAGCACAGCAGCGGCTGAGGCGTACCCCAGCTGAGGCACAGTGGCGCCGAAGGCGGTGCGGAAGATGAAGATCTCGATCACCTCGGAGGAGAAGGCGGGGCCACCGCCGGTCATCGTGTACATCAGGTCGAACACGTTCAGCGCACCGACGGTGTCGATGAGGGTGATGATCACCAGGAACGGGATCAGCAGCGGCAGCGTGATCGAGCGGAACTCCTGCCAGGGCCGGGCACCGTCGAGCATCGCTGCCTCGTGGACCTCGTCCGGGATGGTCTGCAGCGCGGCCAGCCAGTAGATCATCGTGATCCCCAGCCACTTCCACACCCATACCGCCACACCGGCGTACAAGGAGGTGCCGGACTCGGCGACGAAGTTGGCCGGGGAGTCGAGCAACCCCAGCCCGACCATCGCCACACTGATCGGTCCGCTCCCGTCCAGCAACAGCGTGAACACCACGCCGATGATCGCGCCGGTGGTGACCACCGGCAGGAAGAACAGCGTGCGCAGCAACCCCTTGAACGGGGTCCGCTTCCGGTTCAGCAGGATCGCCAGGAACAACGCCAGACCGACTCGCAACGGAACGGCAAGGGCCAGGAAGACCAGGGAGTTGCGGAAGGAGTTCCAGAACAGGTCATCACCGACGAGGCGCTCGAAGTTCTCGATTCCGATGAACGTGCCCGCATCGGCAAATCCAGGCCAGTCCAGGAACGCGAACCACCAGGAGGCCACCAAGGGGTAGACGGTGTACGCCCCGTACCCGACCAGCGTGGGCAGCAGGAACAGGTAGATCCACCAGTCCTTGCGCAGTCGACGCCACAGCCCGCCCTGCCGTGGCGCCTTCCCTGCCGAGGCGGCCAGATCGCGGCTCTTGTCGAGCGTCGCAGTCATCGTGCGTCGTAGTCGGCGAGTTCGTAGTCGGACTCGGGGTCCCAGTTGCCGAAGGCCCAGGCGTCCAGGCTGACCTCGTCGCCGTCCTCCTGCACATCGGCGATGGCGCGCTCACGCTCGGCACTGATCTCGTCCTTGTACCGTGCGAGACCATCCTCGATGTCGACGTCCTCTCCCGCGAGCATCGATTGCAGCAGGTCGCCGACATGCGGACGGATGTCGCGCATCGCGGCCTGGACCCGCCACACGCCGGGGCTGCCCACCTCGGGGCTGGGCGCAATGCGCACGTCCTCGGCGAAGTTGGCCACGGCCTGAGCGTAGGCGGGATGCACGTCGGCGTCCTCGACCACCTCGAGCAACGCAGGCGGCTGGTCCATCGCGGCAGCGAGCTCGGCCTGGAACTCCGGCGTGGCCATCTGCAGGATGAGCTCGGAGGCAGCCTGAGGCTCCCGCGCATCCGCGGACAGCCAGAAGACGCCGCCCGGCGGGGCGCTGTAGACGGGGTTGCGGGTGGTCTCCGGGCCGGGGATGCGCCAGCAGCCCATGCCCCGTTCGACGGCGTCCGGCTCGTCGACCATCAGGCCGCCGATGAACCAGGGACCCCAGGGGTAGATGGCCCCCTCCCCGGCGGCCCAGCGGGCGCGCGCGTCGCGCGGTCCCATCGACGGCGAGGCGGGGTGGATGACGCCATCGGTCTGGAGCGCTCGGAGGAACTCGATCGCCTGGATGAAGGCGTCGGAGTCCTGCACGTACTCGCCGGTCCTCCAGTCGATCTCGCCGGGCGCGCCGGCGGTCTGGGCGAGCCGGATGGCGAGCGCGTTCAGGTAGGCGGGCTCCTGGCCCGGCACGAAGATGCCGTGCGCGTCGGTGTTCTGGGAGACGCGCCGGGCCAGGGCACGCAGCTCGTCCCACGTGGCCGGCTCCTCCTCGGGATCGATGCCCGCCTCCTCGAGCAGCGCCGAGTTGTACCAGGGGGTGGCATCGTGC
Above is a window of Ruania suaedae DNA encoding:
- a CDS encoding carbohydrate ABC transporter permease; this translates as MSAPTRERTTGGRRLPAPGRGAIRPDGLRAQLTRPGSLLIFLGLLIAALIWIYPFIWLVSASLKTQPEIFGSGLGLIPETPVWENYSRAWTVVGFDRYFLNSVIITGGTVLLIVVRSALAGYVLGRYQFVGKKLLIAIFLITFFLPEGYTIIPVVQLTDQIGLLNTHLGVILGLGAGGQVAATLLYAGYFSGLPKELEECARLDGAGHFRTFFQVMLPLAWPITATVIILNFLFAWNVYLLPLVFTLSEPALRTLAVGMSAFIGEYSTDWSGLAAAAVISLLPVMAVFIALQRKFVDSIAGAVKQ
- a CDS encoding Nramp family divalent metal transporter; its protein translation is MRAPTPRTDAQAAGSATPRRPRTSGLRLLGPAFVAAVAYVDPGNVAANVSAGSQFGFLLIWVLVAANAMAVIVQYLSAKVGIVTGKSLPELVGERLGRRARLAYWSQAELIAVATDLAEVIGGAIALNLLFGVPLVVGGAITGVISMALLVLQQRRRQRHFEFVITAMLIILTVGFTAGLFVAPPDWGAAATGLVPGLAGPDSVLLAASMLGATVMPHVIYLHSSLARDRHGRGHDQPTITRLLRATRWDVVGALVLAGGVNISMLLLAASTLQGQAVEDSIEGAHAAIAGALGPVVATLFAVGLLASGLASTSVGAYAGAEIMQGLLRVRVPLMLRRVVTLLPALILLSTDLSPTLMLVLSQVVLSFGIPFALIPLVQLTRSTELMGPRRNGPVLQVAAVVIVAAIVTLNVALLVLTFWPR
- a CDS encoding NAD-dependent epimerase/dehydratase family protein, producing the protein MRTLVLGGTGAFGSRVTQAFLDRGDQVMILTRGRRAPATTVQSERLSSLQADRHDLRRHRDELDAFGPDVVVDAICFTAEHAQQLVELFDGTRRVVMISTVDVYGADVGAAPVGEDRPCAPVSDYARGKVAAEQIVLEGLGSRAVVVRPSHMLGRGYGTAGLWGRTEHVVARLRAGLPIAMIDGGRGVTTPVHAADVAAWVLATVDNPAADGEVFNAVGAQITTQWHYYAAIAELLGVPLRAVSVPGAALAQAGIANPFLFHRPYSCAKAVRVLGRAPEATLGSMLAETIAAIPHVLGSPRTPPALTAASAAEDRIVDLAEQHAGEVRDALAAVG
- a CDS encoding quaternary amine ABC transporter ATP-binding protein, with protein sequence MPAIEATGLTKIFGRRPQRGVRMLREGATREQLMKEGLTAAVIDATFEVKPGEIFVVMGLSGSGKSTLIRNVNGLLEPTAGTLLVDGDDVTHLSPAGLRALRRNKVSMVFQHFALLPHRTVGENAAYALELRGVSRSDREKAANEALGMVGLDGWGGHLPSELSGGMRQRVGLARALAAGTEIMLMDEAFSALDPLIRKEMQDQLLELQADLGKTILFITHDLNEAMRLGDRIAMMRDGKIVQIGTAEQILNEPATDYVSQFVADVDRTRVLTAGAVMERPVAVIGTESGPRAAHKLMREHQTGSLLVVGRDRKVAGVVWEDDVAEAVRQGSDSLPRLSRTVVTVSPDAPLADLFGDAAESRSPLAVINDKGALIGVIPRVTLLSALAGPVSTDTDTPAPSDPEPAGGEPESAIGSEPDVETTTGGPR
- a CDS encoding metal-dependent transcriptional regulator, producing MSVSQLSASAQNYLKVIWALQEWTGEEASPSQIAARAGVRLSTVSDAVRKLAEQGLVEHAPYGAITLTDAGRLHALAMVRRHRLIESFLVQVLGYTWDQVHDEAETLEHAVSDFMVDRIDHHLGHPTRDPHGDPIPTPDGQIELPDAVVLSTVEPGARVRVERISDDDPALLQHFAERGLGVGSELEIRAGAPYSEALEVVLPDGAAPLTLGRSATDAVWVTAARTSAPAAPR
- a CDS encoding glycine betaine ABC transporter substrate-binding protein, which gives rise to MKSPRMNRRRQATALFAAGALGLTLAACGTDSGDSETTDGDDTGSDGDMGTITMGYIPSWTDGLSTAYLLENKLEEAGYTVEHEEFTEAGILYTALSEGDVDIYPSAWPDVTHAQYMDEYGDNIEDIGTYYEGAVLTMAVPEYSEITSIDELPDYADELDNRVVGIEPGAGLTGVTQDSAFPTYGLDEAGFELVTSSTSAMLAELESAIAAEEEIVVTLWRPFWANAEYNVRDLEDPEGAMGETEGLHFLATSGFSDEFPEVADFVGTISLDDTQYGELENLVTVENPDDPAAGVSAWLEEYPDLVGSVSE
- a CDS encoding carbohydrate ABC transporter permease — encoded protein: MTATLDKSRDLAASAGKAPRQGGLWRRLRKDWWIYLFLLPTLVGYGAYTVYPLVASWWFAFLDWPGFADAGTFIGIENFERLVGDDLFWNSFRNSLVFLALAVPLRVGLALFLAILLNRKRTPFKGLLRTLFFLPVVTTGAIIGVVFTLLLDGSGPISVAMVGLGLLDSPANFVAESGTSLYAGVAVWVWKWLGITMIYWLAALQTIPDEVHEAAMLDGARPWQEFRSITLPLLIPFLVIITLIDTVGALNVFDLMYTMTGGGPAFSSEVIEIFIFRTAFGATVPQLGYASAAAVLFGVLTMGLAVAQAVGVRWARRATGGMK
- a CDS encoding ABC transporter permease → MSFLPRIPIGEAAEGAVDWIKANLPWLLDAIQEGFGWMAESLTELLLVPPALVMTALFLLLAAWFRSIQFAVFVLISMLLVISMELWEPAMQTLSMVLVATLVATVIAIPVGILAAKNDTVSAVVRPILDFMQTMPALAYLVPVVLFFSIGYPPGVVATIIFAMAPGVRLTELGIRQVDHETVEAGEAFGGTSRQILRGIQLPLGLPTIMAGVNQVIMLGLSMAVLAGLVGAPGLGKVVASALSTVDVATGAEAGLAIVFLAIFLDRLTGAIGQPTGGSISALVRKRRKAAAQNAQAEAGHEPATAGAH
- a CDS encoding alpha-L-arabinofuranosidase C-terminal domain-containing protein, which translates into the protein MSDQRPSAPAREAVVAIDSRRSLGRVDDNIYGHFLESAFFGNIDGGVLDEGSELAVSEPGLLQGVRSDVMRLVSDLDPGVIRWPGGNFTSAYHWEDGIGPRDQRPTRLELAWGDVETNRFGTDEFLAWCEQVGALAYLAHSARDVDEAVRWVEYTNARQDTTLTRRRAANGRDEPWNVRYWGVGNEVYGPWQMGHRTPEQHAADALEHARFMRAVDPDIRLIGVGIPWNQEAWTRPLLTRAGRYLDYVSLHLYGASNHLWAGDDYDAMVAQSLYFEQEISTYSQLVTDLATEAGLDRPPALALDEWTMRHLEPASWPAPEAGADGGTAPRELEPVEEWPGRMRVNRWSPRTIGDAVFCAGVFHAIHRTAGSPAPVAMANPVNLVNANGLVVSRPGGAFRSAIYHVWDMYRHHLGRTVLPCAVEGPARSAHVRQGDQRSGRGEQLSVPMTVPYVDACATRAEDGSVRLAVINRHRDESIRVHPVIDGSTEGPRRAQVHCLGGDLDGVDTVNDLGRPDAVTVRDHGQVEADGGGWLLPPHSVTVLTLGQV